The DNA sequence ACATTTCTTTGGGTTTGGTTTTTAATTTTATAAAGCTAATTATTTTTTTGTAACTGCTAAAATTTCACATAAACTTTTAATAAAATCAAATAATGTTTAACTTTGAAAAAAATATAAGTTATTTTTAATGTTATAATAAATTTCTTGAAGTTTATTTTGTAATTGTAAATTGAAGAAAGTAGAAAATTTATTTGAAAAAAAATAATTCATTCACAATAAAAGGAAAAGCTATGAAATCAAAACTGTTTATTCTCCTTGCAACAATTTTAACAATTGTATTAGTTAATCCGGTTTATTCACAATTGAATAAACCAGGTTTAGGCGGAGGTGTTAGTTATGGCGGAACAATTGGACAAACCGATTTTTCGAATCGTGAAAACGCACATCATATTGGAAGAGCATTTTTAAGATATGGTTTATCAAAATATTTTGGATCTGAATTGGGTATTGGCGTTGCAAAAGTATCAGGCTCTGATTATCAAACTGTTGTTCATCCGCTTGAATTAAGATTATTACTTTTTCCATATTCTGATGATAATTTCGATTATTTTATTTATGGCGGTGCCGGATACATGCATTATGAACTTGAACACATACCAGACGTTGCAACACAAGGCGAAGATTTAGATGGCTGGATGGGCGTTGTTCCGGTTGGTCTTGGTTTACAATTCAGACTATTAAAAAATGTAGCTTTTGAAACAACAGCCGGTTATTATTTTGGATTAAAAGATAATTTAGAAGCAGTAGTAAGCAAAGATAATAACGATGGATTTTTCACATTTACACTTGGTTTAACCGTAACTGCAGGAGATCCAAATAGTGATATTGATGGAGATGGATTAACTGACGAACAAGAAGAAGAACTTGGTACAAATCCGGAAATTGCAGATTCAGATGGTGATGGTTTATCAGATGGTGTTGAATTTCTTAAAACCAAAACCGATCCCAAAGCTGCTGATTCTGATGGCGATGGCTTAAGTGATGGTGATGAAGTAAATAATTATAAAACTGATCCAAACAAAGCTGATACTGATGGTGACGGTTTAAAAGATTCAGATGAAATTAATGTTCATAAAACTGATCCATTAAAAGCTGATACAGATGGTGATGGCTTAAATGATTCTGATGAATTATTAAAATATAAAACTAATCCAACTAAAGCTGATACTGATTCTGATGATTTAAAAGATGGTGAAGAAGTTACCAAACATAAAACCGATCCGTTAAAAGCAGATACGGATGGAGATGGATTATCTGACGGAGATGAAGTTATAAAACATAAATCAAATCCATTTAAAAAAGATACAGATGACGGAACTGTTGATGATAATGCAGAAGTAAAAAGAGGAACAAATCCGCTAA is a window from the Ignavibacteriota bacterium genome containing:
- a CDS encoding OmpA family protein — its product is MKSKLFILLATILTIVLVNPVYSQLNKPGLGGGVSYGGTIGQTDFSNRENAHHIGRAFLRYGLSKYFGSELGIGVAKVSGSDYQTVVHPLELRLLLFPYSDDNFDYFIYGGAGYMHYELEHIPDVATQGEDLDGWMGVVPVGLGLQFRLLKNVAFETTAGYYFGLKDNLEAVVSKDNNDGFFTFTLGLTVTAGDPNSDIDGDGLTDEQEEELGTNPEIADSDGDGLSDGVEFLKTKTDPKAADSDGDGLSDGDEVNNYKTDPNKADTDGDGLKDSDEINVHKTDPLKADTDGDGLNDSDELLKYKTNPTKADTDSDDLKDGEEVTKHKTDPLKADTDGDGLSDGDEVIKHKSNPFKKDTDDGTVDDNAEVKRGTNPLNPDDDVVKVGVAMVLEGITFETGKATITPESESTLQKALKTLTTYPDISVEVSGHTDNVGNSKSNQKLSQQRADAVKDWLISNGINAERLTAVGYGSAKPIVANDTKENKAKNRRIEFARTK